A genomic segment from Streptomyces sp. NBC_00237 encodes:
- a CDS encoding STAS domain-containing protein encodes MFEDSGVFCEIEVRRSGAMTVAVLRGELDLSAAHQVGPVLVRLVDGPGTDLVLDLRQVSFLDCGGIGMLCRVRNQALARQGRLRLVVDSPFLLRTLRVLGLEGPLGVMPGLDRDPARASAEASG; translated from the coding sequence ATGTTCGAAGATTCCGGGGTCTTCTGTGAGATCGAGGTTCGCAGGAGTGGGGCCATGACGGTGGCCGTGCTCCGGGGGGAGCTGGACTTGTCGGCCGCCCATCAGGTCGGTCCCGTCCTCGTCCGTCTCGTCGACGGGCCGGGCACGGACCTGGTGCTCGACCTGCGGCAGGTGAGCTTCCTCGACTGCGGGGGCATCGGCATGCTGTGCCGGGTCCGGAACCAGGCCCTGGCGCGGCAGGGACGGCTGCGGCTCGTCGTCGACAGCCCCTTCCTCCTGCGCACCCTGCGCGTTCTGGGGCTCGAAGGGCCTCTCGGGGTGATGCCCGGCCTCGACCGGGATCCGGCGCGGGCTTCGGCGGAGGCATCCGGCTGA